The following are from one region of the Muntiacus reevesi chromosome 3, mMunRee1.1, whole genome shotgun sequence genome:
- the GCG gene encoding pro-glucagon: MKSLYFVAGLFVMLVQGSWQRSLQDTEEKSSSFPALQTDSLSDPDQINEDKRHSQGTFTSDYSKYLDSRRAQDFVQWLMSTKRNKNNIAKRHDEFERHAEGTFTSDVSSYLEGQAAKEFIAWLVKGRGRRDFPEEVNIVEELRRRHADGSFSDEMNTVLDSLATRDFINWLLQMKITDR; encoded by the exons ATGAAAAGCCTTTACTTTGTGGCTGGATTGTTTGTGATGCTGGTACAAGGCAGCTGGCAACGTTCCCTTCAGGACACAGAGGAGAAATCCAG TTCATTCCCAGCTCTCCAGACCGACTCACTCAGCGATCCAGATCAGATCAATGAAGACAAGCGCCACTCGCAGGGCACATTCACCAGTGACTACAGCAAGTACCTGGACTCCAGGCGTGCCCAGGATTTCGTGCAGTGGTTGATGAGTACCAAGAGAAACAA GAATAACATTGCCAAACGTCATGATGAATTTGAGAGACATGCTGAAGGGACCTTTACCAGTGATGTAAGTTCTTATTTGGAAGGCCAAGCTGCCAAGGAATTCATTGCTTGGCTGGTGAAAGGCCGAGGAAGGCGAGA CTTCCCAGAAGAAGTCAACATCGTTGAAGAACTCCGCCGCAGACACGCAGATGGCTCTTTCTCTGATGAGATGAACACCGTTCTCGATAGTCTTGCCACCCGAGACTTTATAAACTGGTTGCTTCAGATGAAAATTACTGACAGGTGA